The proteins below come from a single Molothrus aeneus isolate 106 chromosome 21, BPBGC_Maene_1.0, whole genome shotgun sequence genomic window:
- the H6PD gene encoding GDH/6PGL endoplasmic bifunctional protein produces MLGRVLCTVLFVGALPSPAGASQGHISVILLGATGDLAKKYLWQGLFQLYMDQVSSGHSFTFHGAALAALEPGQRLMFDVLKQLSCPPDEPPNRCAVLKDQFLKLSQYHQLKTAEDYAALNREIETLLSQEGLEEAGRIFYFSVPPFAYTEIAGHINSSCRPRAGAWLRVVLEKPFGHDLPSAQQLAAQLAGFFREEEMYRVDHYLGKQAVAHILPFRDQNRQFLDPIWSRHHVERVEVVLKETVDAKGRTSFYEQYGVIRDVLQNHLTEALLFLIMELPANVSSAQEVVQHKLQAFQALWGLQRSSAVLGQYQAYDSQVQEELPEARGHVSTTPTFAGVLIHSHSLRWDGVPFLLTSGKALDERVGYARVLFRNTAYCPQSGTLRDAGHSHCKPKQIIFYFGHGALNTPAVLVSRNLFQPAMPKDSWKEAGARSDLHIFGQPLSDFYMYSPVKERDAYSVLISHIYHGRKDFFITTESLLASWAFWTPLLDSTSRQPPRLYPGGVENQQLLDFEMVAGGVEFSLAEPAELLHPSGQMPSEFRAIQSQFRQSPLVSAWAEELIARLASDMEAAAVRSVARSGQFHLALSGGSSPVGLFQRLARHHHGFPWQHSHVWLADERCVPLTDGESNFQGLHQHLLQHVRVPYLNIHPMPVHLNRRLCVEEDGGAELYAQDIAALVANASFDLVLLGVGTDGHTASLFPRSEHGLEGAPTVVLTESPVKPHQRMSLSLPLINRARQVFVLVLGKGKHDITALLSRVGREPRKWPISGVSPSSGQLVWYVDYEALLG; encoded by the exons ATGCTGGGAAGGGTCCTGTGCACGGTGCTGTTCGTGGGagccctgccatccccagctggagcctccCAGGGCCACATCTCCGtcatcctgctgggagccaCGGGGGATTTGGCCAAGAAGTATTTGTGGCAGGGTCTGTTCCAGCTCTACATGGACCAAGTGAGCAGTGGCCACAGCTTCACGTTCCacggggctgccctggcagctctggagccGGGGCAGAGGCTGATGTTTGACGTGCTGAAGCAGCTGTCCTGTCCCCCCGACGAGCCTCCCAACCGCTGTGCCGTGCTCAAGGACCAGTTCCTGAAGCTCAGCCAGTACCACCAGCTGAAGACTGCCGAGGACTACGCAGCTCTGAACAGGGAGATTGAGaccctgctcagccaggaggggctggaggaggctggCAGGATCTTCTACTTCTCCGTGCCACCCTTTGCCTACACGGAGATCGCGGGGCACATCAACAGCAGCTGCCGGCCGCGCGCCGGGGCCTGGCTGCGCGTGGTGCTGGAGAAGCCCTTTGGCCACGACCTGCCCTCGGCCCAGCAGCTGGCTGCACAGCTGGCAGGCTTCTtcagggaggaggagatgtacCGTGTGGACCATTACCTGGGcaagcag GCTGTGGCCCATATCCTGCCTTTTCGGGATCAGAACCGACAGTTTCTGGACCCCATTTGGAGCCGGCACCATGTGGAAAGAGTGGAGGTTGTCTTGAAGGAGACTGTGGATGCTAAAG GCCGCACCAGCTTCTACGAGCAGTACGGGGTGATCCGGGACGTGCTGCAGAACCACCTCACCGAGGCCCTCCTGTTCCTCATCATGGAGCTCCCTGCCAACgtcagcagtgcccaggaggTGGTGCAGCACAAGCTGCAGGCCTTCCAGGCCCTGtgggggctgcagaggagcagcgcCGTGCTGGGGCAGTACCAGGCCTACGACAGCcaggtgcaggaggagctgcccgAGGCACGGGGCCACGTCAGCACCACGCCGACCTTTGCAG GAGTGCTGatccacagccacagcctgcgCTGGGACGGGGTCCCGTTCCTGCTCACCTCAGGGAAGGCTCTGGATGAGCGGGTGGGCTACGCCCGCGTCCTCTTCAGGAACACGGCCTACTGCCCTCAGAGTGGCACGCTGAGGGATGCAGGCCACAGCCACTGCAAACCCAAGCAGATCATCTTCTACTTTGGGCACGGTGCTCTCAACACCCCCGCGGTGCTGGTGAGCAGGAACCTCTTCCAGCCTGCCATGCCCAAGGACAGCTGGAAGGAAGCAGGAGCTCGCTCAGACCTGCACATCTTCGGACAGCCGCTGTCTGATTTCTACATGTACAGCCCTGTCAAGGAGAGAGATGCCTATTCTGTCCTCATCTCCCACATCTACCACGGCAGGAAGGATTTCTTCATCACCACGGAGAGCCTGCTGGCCTCGTGGGCCTTCTGGACGCCTCTGCTGGACAGCACGTCCCGCCAGCCCCCGCGCCTCTACCCCGGCGGCGTGGAgaaccagcagctgctggacttTGAGATGGTGGCCGGGGGAGTGGAGTTCAGCCTGGCAGAGccggcagagctgctgcaccccAGCGGGCAGATGCCAAGTGAGTTCAGGGCCATCCAGTCCCAGTTCCGGCAGAGTCCCTTGGTGTCGGCCTGGGCCGAGGAGCTGATTGCCCGGCTGGCCTCCGACATGGAGGCGGCGGCCGTGCGCAGCGTGGCTCGCTCGGGCCAGTTCCACCTGGCCCTGTCGGGCGGCTCCAGCCCCGTGGGGCTGTTCCAGCGCCTGGCTAGGCACCACCACGGCttcccctggcagcacagccacgTGTGGCTGGCAGACGAGCGCTGCGTGCCCCTGACCGACGGCGAGTCCAACTTCCAGGGCCtgcaccagcacctcctgcagcacGTCAGGGTGCCCTACCTCAACATCCACCCCATGCCCGTGCACCTCAACCGCCGCCTCTGCGTGGAGGAGGACGGCGGTGCTGAGCTCTACGCCCAGGACATCGCGGCCCTGGTGGCCAACGCCAGCTTCgacctggtgctgctgggcgTGGGCACGGACGGACACACGGCCTCGCTCTTCCCCCGCTCCGAGCACGGCCTGGAAGGGGCTCCCACGGTGGTGCTGACCGAGAGCCCCGTCAAGCCCCACCAGAGGATGAGCCTCAGCCTGCCCCTCATCAACAGGGCCAGGCAGGTGTTCGTGCTGGTGCTGGGCAAGGGCAAGCACGACATCACCGCGCTGCTCAGCAGGGTGGGCCGCGAGCCCCGCAAGTGGCCCATCTCGGGGgtcagccccagctctggccaGCTCGTCTGGTAC